One window of Deltaproteobacteria bacterium genomic DNA carries:
- a CDS encoding aminotransferase class I/II-fold pyridoxal phosphate-dependent enzyme, protein MSEKKWKFDTQVIHGAQAPGEWKSATLAPIYQTASHRFDTAEELSDVFAGKQKGFIYQRLRNPTNEVLEKRLAMLTGGMEAVVTGSGMAAINNAVLSICRSGDEIVSGNSLFMSTFLLYNNVLRKLGIDVKLVESADLSAWKAAVTPKTKLLFVETIGNPKMDVPNIRELADLAHENRAPLIVDNTLATPYLFLPLEHGADILVYSTTKYLNGHGSAVGGVVIDSGRFDWPDDKYTDFKLYKDIAGKRAFIDRVWREIHINFGTTQSPFQSYLTLIGLDTLALRMERHMKNTVEVARFLAQHPKVKWVNFPGLEDSPSHETAKAQFNGKGYGGLLTFGLEDEKACFDYIRNVRLAYHLANLGDCKTLVIHPWSSQYIRFTEESRRDNGITPDMVRVSVGIEAVEDILEDLDQALRAI, encoded by the coding sequence ATGAGTGAGAAGAAGTGGAAGTTCGATACCCAGGTTATCCACGGGGCCCAGGCGCCGGGGGAGTGGAAGAGCGCTACTCTGGCTCCCATCTACCAGACGGCATCGCACCGGTTTGACACCGCCGAGGAACTCTCCGATGTATTTGCGGGGAAGCAAAAAGGGTTCATCTACCAGCGCCTGCGAAACCCCACCAACGAGGTCCTGGAAAAACGGCTCGCCATGCTGACCGGCGGCATGGAGGCTGTTGTCACCGGATCGGGCATGGCGGCGATAAACAACGCCGTGCTCTCCATATGCCGCTCGGGTGACGAGATCGTGTCGGGAAACTCCCTGTTCATGTCCACCTTTCTGCTCTACAACAACGTTCTCAGGAAGCTGGGAATCGACGTGAAGCTGGTCGAGAGCGCCGACCTTTCCGCCTGGAAGGCGGCCGTTACGCCGAAGACCAAGCTCCTCTTCGTGGAGACGATCGGTAACCCCAAGATGGACGTGCCGAATATCCGGGAGCTTGCAGACCTCGCCCACGAGAACCGGGCGCCCCTGATCGTGGACAACACGCTGGCTACCCCCTATCTGTTCCTGCCCCTCGAGCACGGGGCCGATATCCTGGTCTACTCCACCACCAAGTACCTGAACGGCCACGGATCGGCGGTAGGGGGCGTGGTGATCGACTCGGGGAGATTCGACTGGCCCGACGACAAGTACACCGATTTCAAGCTCTATAAGGATATCGCGGGAAAACGGGCATTCATCGACAGGGTGTGGCGGGAGATCCATATCAACTTCGGGACCACCCAGTCTCCCTTCCAGTCCTACCTCACCCTGATCGGCCTGGACACCCTGGCGCTCCGGATGGAACGGCACATGAAAAACACTGTCGAGGTGGCCAGGTTCCTGGCGCAACACCCCAAGGTGAAGTGGGTCAACTTCCCCGGTCTGGAGGACAGCCCCTCCCATGAGACGGCGAAGGCCCAGTTCAACGGGAAGGGGTACGGGGGGCTCTTGACCTTCGGCCTGGAAGACGAGAAAGCCTGTTTCGACTATATCCGGAACGTCAGGCTCGCGTACCACCTGGCGAACCTGGGCGACTGCAAGACCCTGGTCATCCACCCCTGGTCATCGCAATACATCAGGTTTACCGAGGAATCGAGGCGGGACAACGGCATCACCCCTGACATGGTGCGGGTATCCGTGGGGATCGAAGCCGTCGAGGACATCCTGGAGGACCTGGACCAGGCTCTTCGGGCCATATGA